ATGACTGGAATCTCGTTCAGTTTTTAGCGAATTCATACCGCTATTCAGCAACGCCTACGGTTTTATGAAAACTATTATCTTGCGTTTGGGAATGGGGATGGTGGGAACGATGCAAAATGACATGTTTAGGGGATGCAGGGCGATCGCCTACCTTAAAATGCATAAACATGGTGCGTTCGCAAACATCTATTCGCTATGGCTGACTCCTACTATTCCTTTTGGTTAGTTCCCCAAGAGCCTGACTTAGAAGAGGTTCAGGGGATTATCGATGCTCTGTCGAAGCGTTTTGGTACCGTACCCTTTTGTCCCCATGTCACCCTCTATAGCGGTCTGGTTCCCCCTACTTTAAATATCCAGGCTGTTTTAGCTGAGCTGGCATCGATGCAGGTCTTTGAATTAGAGATTTTTGGCATAGGCCATAGCTCTCGATTTGCTAAAACCCTCTATGTGCAGCTTCAGCCAGCCTCTGCGTTAACCCAGGTCGTACACCGTTTAGTGACGGCTATCCCCAATGCCCAGATCCCTGTGTTGGATCCCCACGTCAGTTTGCTTTACCATCACCTCGATGATGGAACTAAGGAAGATCTGAGCAGGACAATTTCCCTATCTCGGTCTACGATTCAGTTTGACCAAGTGCAGGCCGTTGCGGCTCCCCAAACCTTTGACACCCAAGAGCATGTTTCCAGCCTACGCTGTGTCTGTCGCCAATTTTTGAGTACACCATGATGTCTCCAAGAATTATGGGTCTACTGCCTGCTGCGGGTCAGGGTAGCCGCATTAGTCCTCTGCCCATGAGCAAAGAACTGTTTCCCATTGGCTTTCAGGAGCTGACTGAGCAAGGGTTGCGGCCTAAGGTGGCCTGTCAGTATTTGCTGGAATCTATGGGAAAAGCAGGGGTGCAGGAATCGTTTTTGATCTTGCGTCCAGGCAAGTGGGATATTCCTGCTTATCTGGGTGATGGCTCCCAGTTGGGGATGCGTCTGGCCTATTTGACCGTGCATGTGCCCTTTGGGGTACCCTTTAGCCTCAATCAGGCGTACCCCTTTGTCAAGGATGCCATTATTGCCCTGGGCTTTCCGGATATTTTGTTTCGTCCTAGAGATGCCTACGTCACGCTGCTGGAGCGACTGCAAACCACCCAGGCCGATGTCGTGTTGGGGTTATTTCCTACCGAACAGCCAGAAAAGGTGGGCTTGGTGGATTTTAATGAGAATGGCGTAGTGTTGGGGATTTATGAAAAGTCTCAGCTAACCCATTTGCGTTATATGTGGGCTATTGCAGTGTGGCGACCCAGTTTTACGGAGTTTCTGCATCGGACGGTGGAGGCGAAACTCCAGGTGCTGATCGGGGAACAGCCTCCCATGCGGATCAAGGCAATGCCTGAGTATGTTGAGACGCCCATTGGGGATGTGATTCGAGATGCGATCGCCCATAACCTCCGCGTAGAAGCGGTTCCCTTTGAAACGGGTCAATACCTAGATATTGGCACCCCCGAAAACCTGATCCATGCGGTTTATCACTATGACAAACCCTCAGGTTATTAAAAATGGTCATTGATGTCCTAGCTGTGATACTGATGGAGGGCTGCTGCCGCTGCCGGGATGCGATCGCCCATTACTCTGGAGATGGTTTAAGAGAACAGAGTGGATTTTACCACAAACCAGTCAGTAATTCTGTCTCAAGCTCATAGAAGACTTTTAGGCGTTGCATAATTAAGGGATGATATTGGGTAAAAGACCTATGCCATGCCCGGAATGTGGATCGACTAACATCCGTAAAAATGGACATCGAAGAAGTCAACAACATCGCATTTGTGCCGATTGCCGACGACAGTTCATTGAGACTTATCAAGTTCCTCTGGGCTATCCCGATGAGTTCAGGCAGGAATGCCTCGACATGTATGTCAATGGCATGGATTTCGAGGCATGGAACGGGTCCAAGGGGTGCATCATACGACGGTGATGAACTGGGTCAAACTGGTCGGTGAACGTCTCCCAGATGCCGATGATCCAGACCAACCTCCCCAGGTTGGTGACCTCGATGAACTGGAAACCTTTGTGGCTTCAAAACAAACAAAATCTGGATCTGGACAGCAGTAGACCACTGTTGTCCAGGTAGTTTAGGCTGGGTGTTGGGCGACCATAGTGCAGAAACGTTCAAACCTCTGTAGGCGATCGTGGCCACTTGGACGTGCTACTTTTACGTCACTGAT
The genomic region above belongs to Synechococcales cyanobacterium T60_A2020_003 and contains:
- a CDS encoding 2'-5' RNA ligase family protein, with product MADSYYSFWLVPQEPDLEEVQGIIDALSKRFGTVPFCPHVTLYSGLVPPTLNIQAVLAELASMQVFELEIFGIGHSSRFAKTLYVQLQPASALTQVVHRLVTAIPNAQIPVLDPHVSLLYHHLDDGTKEDLSRTISLSRSTIQFDQVQAVAAPQTFDTQEHVSSLRCVCRQFLSTP
- a CDS encoding dTDP-glucose pyrophosphorylase, whose protein sequence is MMSPRIMGLLPAAGQGSRISPLPMSKELFPIGFQELTEQGLRPKVACQYLLESMGKAGVQESFLILRPGKWDIPAYLGDGSQLGMRLAYLTVHVPFGVPFSLNQAYPFVKDAIIALGFPDILFRPRDAYVTLLERLQTTQADVVLGLFPTEQPEKVGLVDFNENGVVLGIYEKSQLTHLRYMWAIAVWRPSFTEFLHRTVEAKLQVLIGEQPPMRIKAMPEYVETPIGDVIRDAIAHNLRVEAVPFETGQYLDIGTPENLIHAVYHYDKPSGY